In a genomic window of Acidobacteriota bacterium:
- a CDS encoding nuclear transport factor 2 family protein, which produces MSDQPANHSRRQLMFGGAIGALLASVPVLAQAKKTGAAAPGPAGRPALGALKELHDAYFKAFSAHDAAGVVALFTPNAIVIGTGPGEIWGGAEEIAEAHKHFFEAFDPGKHESEVLFRDGNVQGTMAWIASMSRVKFTKGADVTEFGLNSSVVFEKAGGKWLIRSMHFSNLTAGPQTATS; this is translated from the coding sequence ATGTCCGACCAACCCGCCAACCATTCCAGACGTCAGTTGATGTTCGGAGGGGCGATCGGGGCGCTGCTGGCGTCCGTGCCCGTCCTCGCCCAGGCGAAGAAGACGGGCGCCGCGGCGCCCGGCCCGGCCGGCCGCCCGGCGCTCGGCGCGCTGAAGGAGCTGCACGACGCCTACTTCAAGGCGTTCTCGGCCCACGACGCCGCCGGGGTCGTTGCGCTGTTCACCCCCAACGCCATCGTCATCGGCACGGGCCCCGGGGAGATCTGGGGCGGGGCCGAGGAGATCGCCGAGGCCCACAAGCACTTCTTCGAGGCCTTCGACCCGGGCAAGCATGAATCCGAGGTGCTCTTCCGCGACGGGAACGTCCAAGGCACCATGGCCTGGATCGCCTCCATGTCCCGGGTGAAGTTCACCAAGGGCGCCGACGTTACCGAGTTCGGCCTGAACTCCTCCGTCGTCTTCGAGAAGGCCGGGGGGAAGTGGCTGATCCGCTCCATGCACTTCTCGAACCTGACGGCCGGGCCCCAAACGGCCACGTCCTGA